A single genomic interval of Mycolicibacterium holsaticum DSM 44478 = JCM 12374 harbors:
- a CDS encoding dienelactone hydrolase family protein codes for MASTKKLFTALTRRGPHRVLRGDLAFAGLPGVVFTPESGMNLAGVAFGHDWVAKADRYHGTLEHLASWGIVAAAPDTETGLAPSVLNFAFDLGTALDIISGVRLGPGKISVHPTKLGVVGHGFGGSAAVFTAAGIPAGPTAPKAVVAAFPSVTRPAAEEPAATLAVPGLVLTAPGDPMTLRSNAVELSRVWKGATLRTVNKAKAGGLIEGRRLARAVGLPGADRSTQKVVRALMTGYLLHLLTGDKTYRDFADPEVVLPKAAAVDPFAEDPVDLENKVIALLKP; via the coding sequence GTGGCCAGCACGAAGAAGCTCTTCACCGCGTTGACCCGCCGCGGCCCGCACCGCGTTTTGCGCGGTGACCTGGCATTTGCCGGCCTTCCCGGCGTCGTGTTCACCCCGGAGTCGGGGATGAACCTCGCGGGGGTGGCGTTTGGTCACGATTGGGTGGCCAAGGCCGACCGCTACCACGGCACATTGGAGCATCTGGCGTCCTGGGGCATCGTCGCGGCGGCACCCGACACCGAGACGGGATTGGCGCCGTCGGTCCTCAATTTCGCCTTCGACCTGGGCACGGCGTTGGACATCATCAGCGGCGTACGGCTGGGTCCAGGCAAGATCAGCGTGCATCCGACCAAGCTGGGGGTCGTCGGGCACGGTTTCGGCGGTTCGGCGGCGGTGTTCACCGCGGCCGGGATACCGGCAGGGCCGACCGCCCCGAAGGCCGTCGTCGCGGCGTTTCCCAGCGTCACCAGGCCGGCGGCCGAGGAGCCGGCGGCGACGCTTGCGGTGCCCGGCCTCGTGCTGACCGCCCCGGGCGACCCGATGACCTTGCGGTCCAACGCGGTGGAACTGAGCCGGGTGTGGAAGGGCGCCACGCTGCGCACTGTGAACAAGGCCAAGGCGGGCGGGCTGATCGAGGGGCGCCGGCTGGCCCGTGCGGTCGGGCTGCCGGGCGCCGACCGCAGCACCCAGAAGGTGGTGCGGGCGTTGATGACGGGCTATCTGCTGCACCTGCTGACCGGGGACAAGACCTACCGCGACTTCGCCGACCCAGAGGTCGTGCTGCCCAAGGCCGCGGCGGTCGACCCGTTCGCCGAAGATCCGGTGGATTTGGAGAACAAGGTCATCGCGCTCTTGAAGCCCTAG
- a CDS encoding DEAD/DEAH box helicase yields the protein MPTFADLGLSEAVVSVLAANGAETPFPIQAATLPDSLAGRDVLGRGRTGSGKTYAFLLPMVTRLTAQRAQRVSGRPRALILAPTRELVAQIAASLAPLAAATDLRTVTIFGGVGPQPQISKLRAGVDVVIACPGRLEDHVKSGHADLSAVEISILDEADHMADLGFLPPVKRLLDKTPRDGQRMLFSATLDGGVDVLVKRYLNNPVVHSVDSVEAPVTAMEHHVLHVDKAARVNVLTDLAASPGRTIVFARTKHGAKALTRQLNSRGVPAVELHGNLSQNARTRNLAAFSDGSATVMVATDIAARGIHVDDVNLVVHADPPVEHKAYLHRSGRTARAGADGTVVTLMLDDQVSDVRQLVRKAGVKPTITRFSGASHPVLHEIAPGERTFSQPLTASRPEPTAPRRPRRRRPSRQRRPAAAAAG from the coding sequence GTGCCCACTTTCGCCGACCTTGGCCTTTCTGAAGCCGTCGTCAGCGTTCTCGCCGCCAACGGCGCCGAGACCCCGTTCCCGATCCAGGCGGCGACGCTGCCCGACTCACTGGCCGGCCGTGACGTCCTCGGCCGCGGTCGCACCGGATCCGGTAAGACCTACGCGTTCCTGCTGCCGATGGTGACGAGGCTCACTGCGCAACGTGCCCAGCGGGTTTCCGGTCGTCCGCGGGCGCTCATCCTCGCGCCCACCCGCGAACTCGTCGCGCAGATCGCTGCGTCGCTGGCGCCGTTGGCCGCCGCGACGGACCTGCGCACCGTGACCATTTTCGGCGGTGTCGGACCGCAACCGCAGATTTCCAAGCTGCGTGCGGGCGTCGACGTCGTTATCGCTTGCCCGGGCCGCCTGGAGGACCACGTCAAATCCGGCCACGCCGATCTGTCCGCCGTCGAGATCTCGATACTCGACGAGGCCGACCACATGGCCGATCTGGGGTTCCTGCCCCCGGTGAAGCGACTGCTCGACAAGACCCCGCGCGACGGGCAGCGGATGTTGTTCTCCGCCACCCTCGATGGCGGGGTGGACGTGCTGGTCAAGCGGTACCTGAACAACCCGGTGGTGCACAGCGTGGATTCAGTGGAGGCGCCCGTCACGGCCATGGAACATCATGTGCTGCACGTCGACAAGGCGGCGCGCGTCAACGTGCTGACCGATCTTGCCGCGTCGCCCGGTCGGACCATCGTGTTCGCCCGGACCAAACATGGCGCCAAAGCTCTTACCCGTCAGCTGAATTCGCGCGGTGTTCCCGCCGTCGAGTTGCACGGCAACCTGTCTCAGAACGCCCGCACCCGCAACCTCGCGGCGTTCTCCGATGGTTCGGCGACGGTGATGGTGGCGACGGATATCGCGGCGCGGGGAATCCACGTCGACGACGTGAACCTGGTCGTACACGCCGATCCCCCGGTTGAGCACAAGGCGTATCTGCACCGATCGGGCCGTACCGCACGCGCCGGAGCCGACGGCACGGTGGTGACGCTGATGCTCGACGACCAGGTGTCAGACGTGCGCCAGCTCGTCCGTAAGGCGGGCGTGAAACCGACGATCACGCGGTTCAGCGGTGCATCGCACCCGGTGTTGCACGAAATCGCACCGGGCGAGCGCACGTTCTCCCAGCCCCTGACAGCGAGTCGACCAGAGCCCACGGCGCCTCGGCGGCCACGTCGGCGTCGGCCGTCGCGACAGCGGCGCCCCGCGGCAGCCGCTGCCGGCTAG
- the glmS gene encoding glutamine--fructose-6-phosphate transaminase (isomerizing) has protein sequence MCGIVGYVGQRPACEIVVDALRRMEYRGYDSSGVALLDGHGGLTVRRRAGRLANLENELSATDAQALAGSTGLGHTRWATHGRPTDRNAHPHRDRTGKFAIVHNGIIENYAALRSELEHTGVEFASDTDTEVAVHLVSWQYQHGPTAGDFAASALAVLRRLEGHFTLVFANADEPGTIVAARRSTPLVLGVGDGEMFLGSDVAAFIDHTRDAVELGQDQAVVVTADGYRITDFNGVDDGASARPFHIDWDMSAAEKGGYEYFMLKEIAEQPAAVSDTLLGHFADGRVVLDEQRLSDQELREIDKVFVVACGTAFHSGLLAKYAIEHWTRLPVEAELASEFRYRDPVLDRHTLVVAISQSGETADTLEAVRHAKEQKAKVLAICNTNGSQIPRECDAVLYTRAGPEIGVASTKTFLAQIAANYLVGLALAQARGTKYPDEVEREYRELEAMPDLVARVLNVMEPVRELAHRFAKSHTVLFLGRHVGYPVALEGALKLKELAYMHAEGFAAGELKHGPIALIEDGLPVIVVMPSPKNAPMLHAKLLSNIREIQARGAITIVIAEEGDETVQPFADHLIEIPAVSTLFQPLLSTIPLQVFAAGVAQARGYDVDKPRNLAKSVTVE, from the coding sequence ATGTGCGGAATCGTCGGCTACGTGGGGCAACGTCCTGCCTGCGAGATCGTCGTCGACGCGCTCCGCCGGATGGAGTACCGCGGTTACGACTCCTCGGGGGTCGCGCTGCTCGACGGCCACGGCGGGCTGACCGTGCGCCGGCGGGCCGGGCGGCTGGCCAACCTGGAAAACGAGCTCAGCGCCACCGATGCGCAAGCCCTTGCGGGCAGCACCGGGCTCGGCCACACCCGCTGGGCCACCCACGGCCGGCCCACCGACCGCAACGCCCACCCGCACCGCGACCGCACCGGCAAGTTCGCCATCGTGCACAACGGCATCATCGAGAACTACGCCGCGCTGCGATCCGAACTCGAGCACACCGGGGTGGAGTTCGCCAGCGACACCGACACCGAGGTCGCCGTGCACCTGGTGTCCTGGCAGTACCAGCACGGCCCGACCGCAGGCGACTTCGCCGCGTCCGCGCTCGCCGTGTTACGCCGCCTGGAGGGCCACTTCACGTTGGTGTTCGCCAACGCCGACGAGCCAGGCACGATCGTCGCCGCGCGACGCTCCACACCGCTGGTGCTGGGCGTGGGTGACGGCGAGATGTTTCTGGGTTCGGATGTGGCGGCGTTCATCGACCACACCCGCGACGCCGTCGAACTCGGCCAGGACCAGGCGGTGGTCGTCACCGCCGACGGGTATCGCATCACCGACTTCAACGGCGTCGACGACGGCGCGAGTGCGCGTCCATTTCATATCGACTGGGACATGTCGGCCGCCGAGAAGGGCGGCTACGAGTACTTCATGCTCAAGGAGATCGCCGAGCAACCCGCCGCCGTCTCCGACACGCTGCTCGGTCATTTCGCCGACGGCCGCGTCGTGCTCGACGAGCAACGGCTGTCTGATCAGGAGCTCCGCGAGATCGACAAGGTCTTCGTGGTGGCCTGCGGCACCGCTTTCCACTCCGGGCTGCTCGCCAAATACGCGATCGAGCACTGGACCCGGCTGCCCGTCGAGGCCGAACTGGCCAGCGAGTTCCGTTACCGCGACCCGGTTTTGGACCGCCACACCCTGGTCGTCGCGATCTCGCAGTCCGGTGAGACCGCCGACACGCTGGAGGCGGTGCGGCACGCCAAGGAGCAGAAGGCCAAGGTGCTGGCCATCTGCAACACCAATGGCAGCCAGATCCCCCGGGAATGCGACGCGGTGCTCTACACCCGCGCCGGACCGGAGATCGGGGTCGCGTCCACCAAGACGTTCCTCGCCCAGATCGCCGCGAATTACCTTGTCGGCCTGGCCCTTGCCCAGGCCCGCGGCACCAAGTACCCCGATGAGGTCGAGCGCGAGTACCGCGAGCTGGAGGCCATGCCCGACCTGGTGGCCAGGGTGCTAAACGTCATGGAGCCGGTCCGTGAACTGGCGCACCGGTTCGCGAAGTCGCATACCGTGCTGTTCCTCGGCCGCCACGTCGGCTACCCGGTGGCGCTCGAAGGCGCGCTGAAGCTCAAGGAACTGGCGTACATGCACGCCGAGGGATTTGCCGCCGGCGAGCTCAAACACGGCCCCATCGCGCTGATCGAAGACGGACTGCCCGTCATCGTGGTGATGCCCTCACCGAAGAACGCGCCGATGCTGCACGCCAAGCTGCTGTCCAACATTCGCGAGATCCAGGCCCGCGGCGCGATCACGATCGTCATCGCCGAGGAGGGCGACGAGACGGTCCAGCCCTTTGCCGACCACCTGATCGAGATCCCGGCGGTCTCGACGCTGTTCCAGCCGCTGCTGTCGACGATCCCGCTGCAGGTGTTCGCCGCAGGCGTCGCGCAGGCCCGCGGCTACGACGTCGACAAGCCGCGCAACCTGGCCAAGTCGGTCACCGTCGAATAG
- a CDS encoding carotenoid oxygenase family protein encodes MSNQHAAGRKFTTYAPLYDEHTYTVDTVEGALPADLRGTLYRNGPGKLEAGGTRLEHLFDGDGMMSMFSMSDGVVRFRNRFIQTKHYQKSIVSDAAPYRALGTMRPGGVMANALQLPANVANTGVTMHAGKLLALWEGGRPTQLDPDTLRTKGEYDFDGELKWLGAFSAHPKWDSDTGEMFNFGLAMMPVPKLICYRVDRTGKMKRLGSVRLPRPMFNHDVGLTDRYMVFVIPPLVFPLKKFVGAAFGLCNYIDAITYEASLGTMIALVPRDGGETRVIYTSPLMHLHLCNSYDDGDDVVVDVLNYHLTWEQLNGQLSSVETLLETSTTPYGGVPTRVRISPSGAVDIAEFSGLNGEFPSINVAHMAQPNRYFYMSAGLDGNLYPNALAKIDNHTGTETVFRYPDGFLPHEAVFAARPGATEEDDGWLLAPVLDGIEDIAKLMVFDAKDLEAGPVYVGALRHHLPLTFHGHYTTRVAQPH; translated from the coding sequence ATGAGCAATCAGCATGCCGCCGGCCGCAAGTTCACCACCTACGCACCGCTTTACGACGAGCACACCTACACCGTCGACACCGTGGAAGGTGCGCTACCCGCTGATCTGCGCGGGACCTTGTACCGCAACGGTCCGGGCAAATTGGAGGCTGGCGGAACTCGGTTGGAGCACCTCTTCGACGGCGACGGCATGATGTCGATGTTCTCGATGTCCGACGGCGTGGTGCGGTTCCGCAACCGGTTCATCCAGACCAAGCACTACCAGAAATCCATCGTGTCCGACGCCGCACCGTACCGGGCGCTGGGCACCATGCGGCCCGGCGGGGTGATGGCCAACGCACTGCAGCTTCCCGCCAACGTCGCGAACACCGGTGTGACCATGCACGCAGGCAAGCTGCTGGCGTTGTGGGAGGGTGGCCGCCCGACCCAACTCGATCCGGACACGTTGCGCACCAAGGGCGAATACGACTTCGACGGCGAGCTCAAGTGGCTGGGCGCATTCTCGGCCCATCCCAAATGGGACTCGGACACCGGCGAGATGTTCAACTTCGGGCTGGCGATGATGCCGGTGCCGAAGCTGATCTGCTATCGGGTCGACCGCACCGGAAAGATGAAGCGGCTCGGCAGCGTTCGGCTGCCCAGACCGATGTTCAACCATGACGTCGGACTTACCGATCGCTACATGGTGTTCGTCATCCCACCGCTGGTGTTTCCGCTCAAGAAGTTCGTCGGCGCCGCATTTGGACTGTGCAACTACATCGACGCCATCACTTACGAGGCCTCGCTGGGCACCATGATCGCGCTGGTCCCGCGCGACGGCGGCGAGACCCGGGTGATCTACACCAGTCCGCTGATGCACCTGCACCTGTGCAACTCCTACGACGACGGCGATGACGTGGTGGTGGATGTGCTCAACTATCACCTGACCTGGGAGCAACTCAACGGTCAGCTCTCTTCGGTGGAGACCCTGCTGGAAACCTCGACGACGCCGTACGGCGGTGTGCCGACAAGGGTGCGCATCTCCCCATCCGGGGCGGTCGACATCGCGGAGTTCTCCGGGCTCAACGGTGAGTTCCCCAGCATCAACGTGGCCCACATGGCTCAACCGAACCGGTACTTCTACATGTCGGCAGGCCTGGACGGGAACCTGTACCCCAACGCGCTCGCCAAAATCGACAACCACACCGGCACTGAGACGGTGTTCCGGTACCCGGACGGTTTCCTGCCGCACGAGGCGGTGTTCGCCGCCCGGCCGGGAGCAACCGAGGAGGACGACGGCTGGCTGCTGGCGCCGGTCCTCGACGGGATCGAGGACATCGCCAAGCTGATGGTGTTCGACGCCAAGGACCTCGAAGCCGGGCCGGTCTATGTCGGCGCACTGCGCCACCATCTGCCGCTGACGTTTCACGGCCACTACACCACCCGGGTGGCGCAACCACACTGA
- a CDS encoding LLM class F420-dependent oxidoreductase, with protein MRTGIFLGYTDGFLDAVDQVVELEKVGVDLALVAEAYSYDAISQLGFLAARTSRIELGTGVVPIYIRTPTLLAMTAAGLDYVSGGRFRLGIGTSGPQVMEGFHGVPFDAPLGRTREVVEICRQVWRREDVQYDGKHYQIPLPAEQGTGLGKPLHLINHPVRDRIPVTIAALGPKNVELTAEIAEGWQPVFFYPEKADDVWGSSLRAGFAKRDPSLGPLDVMVSATLAIGDDVDDRLAWAKPQLALYIGGMGARGRNFYHNLATRYGFGEVADHIQDLYLAGKKTEAINAVPDELVRHVSLVGPRGFVKERLAAFAEAGVTTMLVHPLATDARETVRFVEELRSLLP; from the coding sequence ATGCGCACAGGCATCTTCTTGGGTTACACGGACGGCTTCCTAGACGCGGTCGACCAGGTCGTCGAACTCGAGAAAGTGGGCGTCGACCTGGCCCTGGTGGCCGAGGCCTACTCATATGACGCGATCAGCCAGCTGGGTTTTCTGGCCGCGAGGACATCCCGGATCGAGCTGGGCACCGGCGTCGTCCCGATCTACATCCGCACGCCCACGCTGCTAGCGATGACGGCAGCGGGCCTCGATTACGTCTCCGGTGGCCGGTTCCGCCTGGGCATCGGCACCTCGGGTCCGCAGGTGATGGAGGGCTTCCACGGGGTGCCGTTCGACGCCCCGCTGGGCCGCACCCGCGAGGTGGTGGAGATCTGCAGGCAGGTCTGGCGCCGCGAGGACGTGCAGTACGACGGTAAGCACTACCAGATCCCGTTGCCCGCCGAGCAGGGCACCGGGTTGGGTAAGCCGTTACATTTGATCAATCACCCCGTGCGCGACCGCATTCCAGTGACCATCGCCGCACTGGGCCCCAAGAACGTAGAGCTGACCGCGGAAATCGCCGAGGGTTGGCAACCGGTGTTCTTCTATCCGGAGAAGGCCGACGACGTCTGGGGCTCGTCGCTGCGCGCGGGTTTCGCCAAACGGGACCCCTCGCTGGGGCCGCTGGATGTGATGGTCAGCGCGACGCTGGCGATCGGCGATGATGTCGACGACCGATTGGCTTGGGCGAAACCACAATTGGCGCTCTATATCGGCGGCATGGGTGCACGTGGCCGCAACTTCTACCACAACCTGGCGACCCGTTACGGGTTCGGCGAAGTGGCCGACCACATTCAGGACCTCTACCTCGCGGGCAAGAAGACCGAAGCGATCAACGCGGTGCCCGACGAGTTGGTGCGTCACGTGTCACTGGTCGGGCCGCGCGGGTTCGTCAAGGAACGGCTCGCGGCATTTGCCGAGGCCGGCGTCACGACGATGCTGGTCCATCCGCTGGCCACCGACGCGCGCGAAACGGTGCGGTTCGTCGAGGAATTGCGCTCGCTGCTGCCGTAA
- a CDS encoding NAD(P)H-hydrate dehydratase, protein MRYYYSADAIRAAEAPLLASLPDGALMRRAAYGLTAAIARELVECAGGVAGRSVCAVVGSGDNGGDALWAATFLRRRGARVSAVLLNPERTHATALAAFTRAGGRVVQSVPVTTDLVIDGIVGISGSGPLRPNAADVFAAVDAAGIPVVAVDIPSGVDVHTGTADGAHVTAKVTVTFGGLKPVHALGNCGRVELVDIGLGLAPSDMFGLEAADVRARWPVPGPQDDKYTQGVTGVLAGSATYPGAAVLCTGAAVAATSGMVRYAGSAEQQVLSHWPEVIAAPNASAAGRVQAWVVGPGLGTDDAGASALWFALQTELPVIVDADALTILAAHPDLVTDRAAPTVLTPHAGEFARLAGCAPGQDRVGAARKLADRLGVTVLLKGNVTVIAEPGGPVCLSPAGQSWAATAGSGDVLSGMIGALLAAGMPAGEAAAAAAFVHSRAANLSALDPGPQPAPTSASRILAHIRSAIASL, encoded by the coding sequence ATGCGGTACTACTACTCGGCTGACGCGATTCGCGCGGCCGAAGCCCCGCTGCTGGCGTCCCTGCCCGACGGTGCCTTGATGCGGCGCGCTGCCTACGGCCTGACGGCCGCGATCGCCCGCGAACTCGTCGAGTGCGCCGGCGGTGTCGCCGGGCGAAGCGTCTGCGCGGTCGTCGGGTCCGGTGACAACGGGGGCGACGCGCTGTGGGCCGCGACGTTTCTGCGCCGCCGCGGCGCGCGGGTGTCGGCGGTGCTGCTCAACCCCGAACGCACCCATGCCACGGCGCTGGCGGCCTTCACACGCGCCGGCGGCCGGGTGGTGCAAAGCGTTCCGGTGACAACCGATCTGGTGATCGACGGTATCGTCGGCATCTCCGGGTCCGGGCCGCTGCGCCCCAACGCCGCAGACGTGTTCGCCGCCGTCGACGCCGCGGGCATCCCGGTCGTGGCCGTCGACATCCCCAGCGGTGTCGACGTGCACACCGGCACCGCCGACGGCGCCCACGTCACCGCCAAGGTCACCGTCACGTTCGGTGGTCTCAAACCCGTACACGCGCTGGGTAATTGCGGTCGTGTCGAGCTCGTCGACATCGGGTTGGGGCTAGCGCCGTCCGACATGTTCGGGCTGGAGGCCGCGGACGTCAGAGCGCGCTGGCCGGTACCCGGACCCCAGGACGACAAGTACACCCAGGGCGTCACCGGCGTGCTGGCCGGATCGGCAACGTATCCCGGTGCGGCGGTGCTGTGCACCGGGGCCGCGGTGGCGGCCACCTCCGGGATGGTGCGCTACGCGGGCAGCGCTGAGCAACAGGTCCTTTCGCACTGGCCGGAGGTGATCGCCGCGCCGAACGCCAGCGCCGCTGGCCGGGTGCAGGCGTGGGTGGTCGGACCAGGGCTGGGTACCGACGACGCCGGCGCCTCCGCCCTGTGGTTCGCCCTGCAGACCGAGCTGCCGGTGATCGTCGACGCCGACGCGCTGACGATCCTCGCCGCGCATCCCGACCTCGTCACCGACCGCGCCGCGCCGACCGTGTTGACCCCGCACGCAGGCGAATTCGCGCGGCTCGCCGGGTGCGCGCCGGGCCAGGACCGCGTCGGTGCCGCCCGCAAGCTGGCCGACCGGCTCGGTGTCACGGTACTGCTCAAGGGCAACGTCACCGTCATCGCTGAACCCGGCGGACCGGTCTGCCTGAGCCCTGCGGGTCAATCGTGGGCGGCCACAGCGGGTTCCGGCGATGTGCTCTCCGGCATGATCGGCGCCCTGCTGGCGGCGGGCATGCCCGCCGGTGAGGCCGCCGCTGCCGCGGCGTTCGTGCACAGCCGCGCGGCGAATCTGTCGGCCCTCGACCCGGGTCCGCAGCCCGCCCCCACCTCAGCGTCGCGCATCCTCGCGCACATCCGCAGTGCCATCGCTAGTTTGTAA
- a CDS encoding haloacid dehalogenase type II: MPSVLVFDVNETLLDLDTLKPYFARLFGDESMQRAWFGELVTYSMAATLAGYYTDFFTLGRAVLDMLADIRGIDVTDADREELVDAMQTMPAHPDVAPGLQRLLDLGYRLATLTNSPPRQQGPSPLETAGLGAYFERRLSVDALRVFKPCPELYRDAARQLGVGVSDCMMVAAHMWDLIGARAAGFSAALITRTGNAPLPAPGLPLPTLIASDIEQLAIELDNRRKSSNAPDAV, from the coding sequence GTGCCGTCGGTGCTCGTGTTCGACGTCAATGAGACGTTGCTCGACCTGGACACGCTGAAGCCGTATTTCGCGCGGCTGTTCGGCGATGAATCGATGCAGCGCGCCTGGTTCGGCGAACTGGTGACGTACTCGATGGCGGCGACGTTGGCGGGCTATTACACCGACTTCTTCACCCTGGGGCGCGCCGTTCTCGACATGCTGGCCGATATCCGTGGGATCGACGTCACCGATGCCGACCGCGAAGAGCTGGTCGATGCCATGCAGACGATGCCCGCGCATCCGGACGTCGCACCGGGTCTGCAGCGGCTGCTTGACCTCGGGTACCGACTCGCGACGCTGACCAATTCGCCGCCGCGGCAGCAGGGCCCATCGCCGCTGGAAACTGCCGGCCTCGGAGCGTATTTCGAGCGCCGACTCAGCGTGGACGCGTTGCGTGTCTTCAAGCCGTGCCCCGAACTGTACAGGGATGCGGCGCGGCAGTTGGGCGTCGGAGTTTCGGATTGCATGATGGTTGCCGCTCATATGTGGGATCTCATCGGCGCCCGGGCCGCCGGTTTCAGCGCCGCGCTGATCACCCGAACGGGCAACGCGCCGTTGCCGGCGCCCGGCTTACCGCTGCCCACGCTGATCGCGTCGGACATCGAGCAGCTAGCCATTGAACTGGACAATCGCCGGAAATCTTCGAACGCACCGGACGCGGTGTAG
- a CDS encoding TetR/AcrR family transcriptional regulator gives MGAADSSGTQAFTTKGLATRERILRAAAEVILSEGLTGFSNEKVRQAASVSGSQLSHYFDDRQSLIRAVLERQIEVVLDFHRQPALHGLDTFTDWEHWADLNMRYLRKIGYRSTPTYHTLAGQLAKSDDETRRTFANGYWRWVDLLTESFQRMKDRGVLVSAAEPRQLALVVVAGHQGAGTLAFAYRQSWPLADMTRFIVNYLRLFAVDPAERVPRPPRRRRRRPVDPAADTEPGDARYTSKGMATRARIVDGAAELILQRGVRGTSLIDVRRHVGVSGSQLSHYFTDKHDLTRQVIAARRRCVEEFHTQPELRRLDTLPALRRWAELCWQESGSCYLENGCVYGSLAGELLEADDLLLDDLAVGYDRWLQLFEDGLTAMRASGELCPDAHPRHLAVALVGAHQGGTMLTHMTKSADPFRAVVDAAVDYVASFQPVPRKRAVRKVSRSKAKR, from the coding sequence ATGGGCGCCGCGGACTCTTCTGGTACTCAGGCATTCACCACGAAAGGGCTTGCCACCCGAGAGCGAATCCTGCGCGCGGCCGCCGAGGTCATCCTGTCCGAGGGCCTCACCGGATTTAGCAACGAGAAGGTGCGCCAGGCGGCCTCGGTCAGCGGGTCGCAGCTCTCGCACTACTTTGACGACAGGCAGTCGCTGATCCGCGCGGTGTTGGAACGCCAGATCGAGGTGGTGCTCGACTTTCACCGCCAACCCGCGTTGCATGGCCTCGATACGTTCACCGACTGGGAACACTGGGCCGATCTGAACATGAGGTACCTCCGCAAGATCGGCTACCGGAGTACGCCCACCTATCACACGCTGGCCGGTCAACTGGCCAAGTCCGACGATGAGACACGTCGAACCTTCGCCAACGGGTACTGGCGTTGGGTCGATCTACTCACCGAGTCTTTTCAGCGGATGAAGGACCGCGGTGTCCTCGTCAGCGCCGCCGAACCGCGGCAGTTGGCGTTGGTGGTGGTGGCTGGTCACCAGGGTGCGGGCACCCTCGCCTTCGCATACCGCCAATCGTGGCCGCTGGCCGATATGACCCGGTTCATCGTCAACTACCTGCGCTTGTTCGCCGTCGACCCGGCCGAGCGAGTTCCCCGCCCCCCGCGTCGACGCCGCCGTCGACCCGTTGACCCAGCCGCCGATACTGAGCCCGGCGACGCGCGATACACCAGTAAAGGCATGGCTACCCGTGCCCGCATCGTCGACGGCGCGGCCGAATTGATACTCCAGCGCGGTGTGCGCGGCACGAGCTTGATCGACGTGCGCAGGCACGTCGGCGTGAGCGGATCGCAGCTGTCACACTATTTCACCGACAAGCACGACCTGACCCGCCAGGTCATCGCGGCGCGCAGAAGGTGTGTCGAGGAGTTTCACACCCAGCCCGAACTACGTCGCCTGGACACGTTGCCTGCCCTGCGCAGATGGGCCGAGTTGTGCTGGCAGGAGTCGGGATCTTGTTATCTCGAAAACGGTTGCGTTTACGGCTCGTTGGCCGGCGAACTGCTGGAAGCAGACGATCTGCTCCTCGACGATCTGGCAGTCGGCTATGACCGCTGGCTGCAGCTGTTCGAAGATGGCCTCACCGCGATGCGTGCAAGCGGAGAGTTGTGCCCCGATGCGCATCCACGGCATCTCGCGGTAGCGCTTGTCGGCGCCCATCAGGGCGGCACCATGTTGACCCACATGACGAAGTCGGCCGACCCCTTCCGAGCGGTGGTCGACGCGGCTGTCGACTACGTCGCCTCGTTTCAACCGGTGCCGCGAAAACGAGCCGTCCGCAAGGTATCTCGATCAAAAGCCAAGCGCTGA
- a CDS encoding alpha/beta fold hydrolase codes for MQGKVGGFKNDRARTHFLAVYDKAMAELPPASETRDVPTRFGTVRVYRFGGAADKTPVMVLPGRNASTPMWRANLPALLEHRPVLGVDLLGEAGMSVQRRPITGPADEAQWLDDTVAALNLARVHLMGVSLGGWTAVNYAVRRPGRAASLVLLDPVFTFAPVAVKAVLASPALFLPGVPGGLRRRVLSWISGGAEVDDSQPEAALISAGSADYALRKAMPKLITDEQLRALDIPVLALLGGRSVMHDAARAAARARNLLPRGQVESWADASHSINGEYAAEIADRAGAFWDQI; via the coding sequence GTGCAGGGCAAGGTCGGGGGCTTCAAGAACGACCGGGCGCGGACACACTTTCTCGCCGTCTATGACAAGGCGATGGCCGAGTTGCCGCCCGCAAGCGAAACTCGCGATGTGCCAACGCGGTTCGGCACCGTACGGGTCTACCGGTTCGGCGGTGCCGCCGACAAGACGCCGGTCATGGTGCTGCCCGGGCGCAACGCGTCGACACCGATGTGGCGGGCCAACCTGCCGGCGCTGCTGGAGCACCGTCCCGTCCTGGGAGTCGACCTGCTGGGTGAGGCCGGAATGTCCGTGCAGCGCAGGCCGATCACCGGGCCCGCCGACGAGGCGCAATGGCTCGACGACACGGTGGCCGCGCTGAACCTGGCCCGGGTGCACCTGATGGGTGTGTCCCTCGGCGGTTGGACCGCGGTCAACTATGCGGTACGCCGGCCGGGCCGGGCCGCCTCGCTGGTGCTGCTGGACCCGGTGTTCACGTTCGCCCCCGTCGCGGTCAAGGCGGTGCTGGCCTCGCCGGCCCTGTTCCTGCCCGGGGTGCCCGGCGGGCTGCGCAGGCGGGTACTCAGCTGGATCTCGGGCGGCGCCGAGGTCGACGACTCGCAGCCGGAGGCCGCGCTGATCTCCGCCGGTTCCGCCGACTACGCGCTGCGCAAGGCCATGCCCAAGCTGATCACCGACGAGCAGTTGCGCGCGCTGGACATCCCGGTGCTGGCGCTTCTCGGAGGCCGCAGCGTGATGCACGACGCAGCCCGGGCGGCCGCACGGGCGCGAAATCTGTTGCCGCGCGGACAGGTCGAGTCGTGGGCCGACGCCTCCCACAGCATCAACGGCGAATACGCGGCCGAGATCGCGGACCGCGCGGGCGCGTTCTGGGATCAGATCTGA